The Panicum virgatum strain AP13 chromosome 3N, P.virgatum_v5, whole genome shotgun sequence genome includes the window CCGGAGAAGTTCCTGTTGTAAATTAATATGATGACGTCACTGCAAAGGGGTGAAGAACCATTATACAGATGGAAGCAGAATGAGTTCAACTCACAAAGAGATCACACGTATTCTTGATCCTTCGTCGCATGTAACTCCAGTCCAAGAATATCCCGAAGGCATACATGGATCTCCATTCCAATCTTCAGGTATAttttgaaggtgtttctttATACTCTCCAGGGCAAGTACTGCAGAAAcattctataagtaattaataGGTGCATGGCGACATATGAAGAATATATAGCACAGGTTTGTTTGCCTGCGATGATATTTTGGATCCCTTTTACTTCCTAAAAGTGATGTGTGTGCTGACACAGTGATACATAGCAGAAACTATTTGAGAATTGTGTGGTGCTGATGACAAATAATGCATTACACCTCAAATAATCACACCAACGGTAATATCTCATGGCTACTTCCTGTCCCAACACATTACTGAGAAATACACTTTCATAATATGGTGCTTGGTATTGTAATAATGTGACAACCACATAAGAGCTTTCCGAGCCATAACAAATAACATGGTAGAGAATTTTGTACTTAATCCGCACATATTGGCCAGGAAACTTTaaaagaaaataataataagGAAATAAATGTAGCAACTGCCATACCATCCCGTGGATGTGTCAATCTTCCTATGGGAAAAAGCCCAAAGACCTCGCCAGCATTGATAAGTGGGGGAAGGGCAGGAGAAGCAGGTTTCAATATAACTCTGGTCAAGCCTGAGAGAATCCATTGTGTTGCAAAGACAGAGAGACCAGCTGATGTGACATTTAGACCTTTGAGAAACAGGTAATCATTTATATATACATCAAAGGTCCTTGAACTCTCAGAAAATGTATCGGCAAAGTAGAGGGCAACATAATAGCTAGCATTCTGGAGAGGCATTGGAGGCCATTGTAACACAAGGGGTGCATCTTGTTCCGCTACGAAAGCTGTGTTAAACACATTGGGAGGGGGAAGGTTCCAGAAATCAGCTGATGTAACATTTTGGGTGCTACTAATTGCATGCTTGCTGTCTGGGAATGGCAGCCAATAGCGATCAAAACTGTCGCTGGGGTACCTAACATTAAatacagaaaaggaatcgagacaTCAATACTTCATGGTTCGTACATAGtcaagaaataaataaatgaatgTAGTAGTCTTGCACTCTTAATCAGTCCTATGGGGCACCTTCCATCTGTTTGATATGGGTGGACCATACTAAGTCCCCATATGCTCTAGTGCTCTACAAGATAGCAGTGTCAGTATACACAGTGATCATTGCTCTTCAAGGATAAAACAGAAAGCTACCATGCTAAGAAAATAAATAAGTGAAACAAAATAGATCTCCAAGTGGCACCCAGTGTtcttaaggcgtcgcctaggcgacaaggcgtaCCCAAGACGCCACAAGGGCCTAGTTACGCCTAGGTGTCTCCTAGGCAATAAGGTGTACCCAAGGCGCCACAGGATGCCTTAAGAAGCATGGTGACCTCTGTCAACTACTGCAGGAAAGATCCTAATAGTACAATCCCCAGAGCATGCATCAGTAAACCCAGAGTGCAAAATATCTCATGAGGAACTGGGTTGTATCATTTTATGGAGAGCACATCAAGTGCAAGGTCTAAAAGAATAAAATCAGTCGATCTATGGCTATCTGATAAATGTTTCGACGGATGCTGTACATTAAACTGTAATCAGAAAGGCTAAAACCAGGAATCGCTATCTGTTAGAAACTTAACCTAGTCCTGTTGACTACAGATCCACATAGTACAGTACTCTACGTGGTCAGATTCAATTAGCATAGCAATCACTAAACCTACTGAATTCTAGCAAATTACTGAATCCACATCGGTCTATCCAACATTTCATCACTAAGCCAAAAAAAATGGGTACTTGAATAAGGCATGATGGCCATTCACCTCTCGATATCGCCGGTGGAGCCAAATTTGGTGCGAGCTATGAGGCCCAAGGCGCTGGTCCTGAAATCCGTGGCGTTGTACACGGAGTCGTCGAGCTGGATCACCTGCAGCGCGGAGATGAACGGACCAGCGTCGGTGTAGTCCGGGTTCACCCCGAGGCAGAAGCTCATGTTCCTGCCGCTCGCGGGGAAGACGCCCTCGTAGGACGACGCGGCGCCGGCCAGCGCGTCGTCGGTGGTGTTGACGGCTGTCCAGAGTGTGCCGTCCACGATCAGATCGAAGACTGGCGGCGAAggcgccgcggaggaggaggtggcggcggagagCGCGCCGTAGAAGAAGGTGGGGCGGAGCAGGTAGCGGCGGTTTCTGTCGACGGGGAGCTCGTAGCAGAACTTGGCCCCGCGGCGGTGCGGGAAGGTGCGGAGCGTGGCGAGCGTGgggtcgaggaggccgcccgggcCCGGGAGCGCGAGCGCCCCGGGAGTGCCAGCGGAGACGTAGGGCCCGTCGGGCTCCCAGCGGAGGCCGCGGCCGTCGGTGGTGGAGGACGCGGCGCCGCAGTTGAGGAGGTAGGAGAAGCCGCGGAActcctgcgcggcggcgagggcgaggtggACGGGGAGTAGGACCAGgaagaggagggcggcggcggcggcgacgaggtggGGGCGCTTGGGAGGCGGCATTTTGGTCGGGCTGTTTCGCTGGATACGGGGTGGGAATGGAGGGGGAGTTCGGGGTGTTTTCCCGTCGCCAAGGTTGGGGGCGACAGCCGGCAGCAGAGTGGTTGACTCGGCCGGCGGGGAAGGTGGGCGCGGTCGTAGTAGACTCGTAGGAGCTGTGTGATGCGCGTCTCGGCGGCCGGCTCGGCGCCGGATGACGTGTGGGGTTACTTGGGTGGGCGATCGGGCCACGCGGGGGCGCGCTGGCGTctgcgtttttttatttttatatttttttaaaaaaaattacagaaatatatttttagttttagattttacagttctatacctCTCCCGCccagcagggggcggcagggtgGCTACCGCCCGGCAGAGGGCGGCAGGGacatatatgtaaataaaataaattttgtttgcgCAAAGGTCCTTGACGGGGGcttgccgcccccctgccgccaagtggtggggcggcagggggcctgccgcccggcagggggcggcagggggcctgccgcccggcagggggcggcaggctcccgccccaaatataaaactccaCCCCTTCTctctgcgccctcattttcttcccacgagatccagagaggagagagggagagaggaggggtgagggaggtaattccaacggcgaagccctgccggattttggatccgaaccgcaggtaaccaatatttctcaactattatagacttgtttctaaaataattatgaattagaatagatttagtttttggatagtgaaatatagaatagtaaacttagaatgatagtaccttattgttattgcagcataaggcaatggctgcctccaattctgttggattttcatggaccgaagaaaaatctagtatatttcttgagatcatgacacatcttgtaatcagtaagaagttggatccattagcggatggtacgatagagatggtgttgtccaaattagttgggtttaaagatttgacattgtttcgaggtattacaatgcaagatttaaaggaacacctgctagaacgtcggaagatatacatgagggtatgtgaactagcgaatcatccttatgttattggattcttacaaactacTTGTAAGATATTGATGCGGTCAGAGGTGTATCAGATGCACATTAAAgtaactcttattcagttctaatcccgtTCATCATTTGTAATTCATATTTACGAAATAataaaattattgtgtaattatatactaggattaccccgaggacacggagttgattaacaaatcgataccaaatttctataaattggtatgtatcttcggtggagttatgccgcaaactagacgaaggaggtggaaaagatcttcgggtgatagttcttggcctccgcaagaacagatgaccggaggttcgtcaagtcatgctgcaccacctcgagcacctagttgtgttaactgggatgacgatatggatgacttcatgcccccaaatcatggcctcgaacacctgatgttcctcccccttacatgaacctagaaccagaaaagagagaaaaggaaagTCGAGAGGTTCATCAAGTAATGGTGCACCACCTatagcaccaccatctgtcaactgggatgacgacttaGATGATTTCATAACATGATCTGTAACATATGACGGACATCGGTTTTAGATTGTGATGTAAATTGTGACGGGACATCTgtacctttaattgcaatacttatatgtttgctatgtttgattgTAATGATTATATTTATGATACAATACCACATAAGATATAATGAATGAAATATAAATAGAACGTTAAACAAAATaccacataacatattacattgaaggtttcattcgttacaaccaaatctgagacaaatacataatatacttagtttcgtacacacaaatacatTTCAAGCTGTtacgtgcacaactagatgcggcgaattctcgtaggtggagccgatccatccgtcggattcccggaaggtccagcctcggcagcagcagtgggtactgaaagatgtgggcacttcttgtatgtgtgaccgtccgctccacacaagttgcaacgttTTTTCTTCCTTCCCGCCTTGgactcgtccattccgttccggatacgacgtgtctgtcgtcggcctatgccccgcttcgtagctacatcagggatgagcattggatggggattttttttagtgaatgggcctagaataccgatgccgtatatctcatgacaccaagtctgtgctgcggcttcttttgtaaaatattgagaaacatatgacgcaacatctaacccagatacagaacaagccgcgatgacatgggagcatggtaagtgatgcacctttggcttctgacatCGGCCGAACACCCTTCCGTCAATGGTGATCAAAACTTATTGaattaccctttgtctgcggacaccctgtccggtcctgtccctgcatgatacctcaaatctttgctcctttgtgcccatcgatatgactgagtgaaatcgagccttttcaatttttttctccatgtactcattgacccttctgcaaaaatgcattcctggatcattaagtaagaaaGTGGCTGATGCGTATCGCTCCCTAAAATACCTtatacatccatacatgatgaactcaacaatgccaataagaggaaatccacgaacacgacgcattaccatattgtaacattcagcatggttagtctcgatcccataacgtctcccatctgtgtcatacagaagtgaccgcttctctttaggcgcaccatcaatccactatgaaaatggcttagcatgtccaactaatgaatctgtagaacgtctcctgTTGGATGATAAGgcctggctcttaagcaattcagcgctcatgtcatcaattataccccacaaagcatcgaactttctctgctgattctgagtgcacaatcgcttgaacaaattcatcagatccttattcttgaaccgctcataaaagttagcagccatatgcctcacacaccacctattgacaacatctagccatatagga containing:
- the LOC120665596 gene encoding putative leucine-rich repeat receptor-like serine/threonine-protein kinase At2g14440, whose translation is MPPPKRPHLVAAAAALLFLVLLPVHLALAAAQEFRGFSYLLNCGAASSTTDGRGLRWEPDGPYVSAGTPGALALPGPGGLLDPTLATLRTFPHRRGAKFCYELPVDRNRRYLLRPTFFYGALSAATSSSAAPSPPVFDLIVDGTLWTAVNTTDDALAGAASSYEGVFPASGRNMSFCLGVNPDYTDAGPFISALQVIQLDDSVYNATDFRTSALGLIARTKFGSTGDIERYPSDSFDRYWLPFPDSKHAISSTQNVTSADFWNLPPPNVFNTAFVAEQDAPLVLQWPPMPLQNASYYVALYFADTFSESSRTFDVYINDYLFLKGLNVTSAGLSVFATQWILSGLTRVILKPASPALPPLINAGEVFGLFPIGRLTHPRDVLALESIKKHLQNIPEDWNGDPCMPSGYSWTGVTCDEGSRIRVISLNFSGMGLSGSLPPEIANLTALTDISFANNSLLGLIPDLSNLSKLERLHLQENKLFGLVPGNLGTIKTLRELFLYNNSLSGPVPDNLLNKQGLTYRFLPGNLFAPKPPH